A region from the Candidatus Saccharimonadia bacterium genome encodes:
- a CDS encoding phage portal protein, with translation MTIDQVIMARDQLFKSAAGISITPENCMQSPTIVAIVTAISRRISTLPIQVLRKTESGGQAKKEPQPNHPVAKLLASPNDWQDSNQFWLDATSQLVRWGNFFCVKSRGSTGPIRQLLPLNPGQVNVRQEPDWNVIYETSTPSGEFQQLSPFQILHARGPARDSLKGDSVVYDIREAIALEIQAERMGAAVFGNTALPSIIFKFAEGAQGYKNEEDRNKFVQGWQDVYSKHGRFTAALLPKGIEVDNSAAIDNEKAQYVLTRQYQRTVIAAAFGVPVHMVGDLSKGTFNNVEQQTLDFVINVVLPYARMFECAMEKSLLTQDDRNGGIIIRFNLDAILRGDFKSRQEGLNIQRQAGVISANDWRQHEDMNPIKPSDGGNEYWRQGPSGQGATPPGSKPPTPTDTTDTGDDNADANAQP, from the coding sequence TTGACCATCGATCAAGTCATCATGGCGCGGGACCAGCTGTTCAAGTCGGCGGCCGGCATCAGCATCACGCCAGAGAATTGCATGCAATCGCCGACTATCGTCGCCATCGTTACGGCCATCTCGCGGCGCATCTCGACGCTTCCCATTCAAGTATTACGTAAGACAGAGAGCGGTGGGCAAGCAAAGAAGGAACCGCAGCCGAACCATCCGGTAGCAAAGCTGCTAGCCAGCCCGAATGATTGGCAAGACAGCAATCAGTTTTGGCTTGATGCAACGTCACAACTTGTCAGATGGGGCAACTTCTTTTGCGTCAAATCTCGCGGTAGTACTGGCCCCATTCGCCAATTGCTTCCGCTTAATCCTGGTCAGGTCAACGTCAGGCAGGAACCTGACTGGAATGTCATTTACGAAACCTCGACGCCGTCCGGTGAGTTTCAACAGCTATCGCCATTCCAGATCTTGCACGCTCGCGGCCCTGCCCGCGATAGCCTCAAGGGCGATAGCGTCGTCTACGACATCCGCGAGGCGATCGCGCTGGAGATCCAGGCCGAGCGGATGGGCGCCGCGGTATTCGGCAATACGGCGCTACCCTCGATCATCTTCAAGTTCGCCGAGGGTGCCCAGGGCTACAAAAACGAGGAAGATCGCAACAAATTCGTTCAAGGGTGGCAGGATGTCTACAGCAAGCACGGCCGGTTCACGGCTGCTCTCTTGCCCAAAGGGATTGAGGTGGACAACTCGGCCGCCATCGATAACGAGAAAGCGCAATATGTCCTGACGCGGCAATATCAGCGCACAGTCATCGCGGCGGCTTTCGGCGTTCCCGTGCATATGGTCGGCGACTTGTCCAAGGGCACGTTCAATAATGTCGAACAACAGACCCTCGATTTTGTTATTAACGTCGTGCTGCCCTATGCGCGTATGTTTGAATGCGCCATGGAAAAGTCACTGCTTACCCAGGATGACCGCAACGGCGGCATCATTATCAGGTTCAACCTTGACGCCATCTTGCGCGGCGACTTCAAGTCACGTCAGGAAGGGCTCAACATCCAACGGCAAGCCGGTGTGATCTCGGCCAATGACTGGCGCCAGCACGAGGACATGAACCCGATTAAGCCGTCCGATGGCGGCAACGAATATTGGCGACAGGGGCCGAGCGGTCAGGGCGCCACGCCACCAGGCAGCAAGCCGCCCACGCCTACGGACACGACAGACACGGGGGACGACAATGCGGATGCAAACGCTCAACCTTAA
- a CDS encoding HK97 family phage prohead protease gives MQTLNLKLEIKALNDREFEGYGSVFNNMDLVGDVIAPGAFKASLAEHRAEGTMPLMFWMHRPDQVAGAWVSMEEDKRGLAVKGELADTQLGNEMRTLLKMKALRGLSIGFRTLDSDWVDDEENGVHRVLKELDLVEVSLVSMAANPLAQVSAVKSRLTSDGTYVPSSKETESMLRKGGFSKAAARDMVSKMLGSGAMLETEKDGKSGAMLDLGEVKINKLLKAFTAETKPATDTIAVPFWRR, from the coding sequence ATGCAAACGCTCAACCTTAAGCTCGAAATCAAGGCGCTCAACGATCGCGAGTTCGAAGGCTACGGGTCCGTGTTTAACAACATGGATCTCGTGGGCGATGTCATTGCGCCTGGCGCCTTCAAGGCTTCCCTCGCCGAGCACCGGGCCGAGGGCACCATGCCGCTTATGTTCTGGATGCACCGGCCGGACCAGGTAGCTGGAGCGTGGGTAAGCATGGAAGAGGATAAGCGTGGGCTCGCGGTCAAGGGTGAACTCGCCGACACACAGCTTGGCAACGAAATGCGCACCCTGCTTAAAATGAAGGCATTGCGCGGCCTCTCGATCGGTTTTCGCACCCTCGACAGCGATTGGGTGGACGATGAGGAAAACGGCGTTCACCGCGTCCTCAAGGAACTTGACCTTGTCGAGGTGTCGCTCGTATCCATGGCCGCGAACCCGCTGGCGCAAGTCTCCGCTGTCAAGTCGCGCCTAACGTCCGATGGGACTTATGTTCCGTCGAGCAAAGAGACAGAAAGCATGTTGCGCAAAGGCGGCTTTTCAAAAGCAGCGGCGCGCGATATGGTTTCCAAGATGCTTGGATCCGGTGCGATGCTGGAGACCGAGAAAGACGGCAAGTCCGGTGCGATGCTGGATCTTGGCGAAGTGAAGATCAATAAATTGCTCAAGGCATTCACTGCCGAGACAAAACCAGCAACCGACACTATTGCGGTGCCCTTTTGGCGCCGATAA
- a CDS encoding phage major capsid protein, producing MTTLAEINEAIDKIGTAYEAYKETNDKRIAALEKGNKSEVAELEIKLGKIDKDIVKFDGLKTSLEREMEFQRNRLELLEARASNPKKTAADVLNDEYKSAFNGWIRSKGQNSGYEQKMEQLAHKARMEHKDITIGTPSAGGYAVPEEISRTIEQLELKFSPVRRLVKVVQVGTSDYKELVSLRGASSGWVGETGSRVATDTPTLREVVPTHGELYAYPQVSEWSLDDIFFNVEAWLTDEVAQEFALQEGAAVISGNGSSKPTGMLNTTPVLTADFASPLRAAAAYQYIVSDTDADDSPASPGIRADTLIDTVYALNSAYRSEAQWIMNSLTTASVRKLKDTTGQYHWQPGLQAGQPAMLLGYPVETWEQMPDIAANNFPIGFGAWRRAYLLVDRVGLRITRDNVTNIGFVRFYVRRREGGIVLNNDAAKFIRTIQ from the coding sequence ATGACCACGCTCGCCGAGATCAACGAGGCTATCGACAAGATCGGCACGGCCTACGAGGCTTACAAGGAAACCAACGATAAGCGCATTGCGGCGCTGGAGAAGGGCAACAAGTCCGAAGTCGCGGAGCTGGAAATCAAGCTCGGCAAGATCGACAAGGATATCGTCAAGTTCGATGGCCTGAAAACCTCTCTTGAGCGCGAGATGGAATTCCAGCGCAATCGTCTGGAGCTGCTCGAAGCGCGCGCCAGCAACCCGAAGAAGACGGCGGCCGATGTGCTCAATGATGAGTACAAGTCCGCATTCAACGGGTGGATCCGCAGCAAGGGCCAGAACTCTGGCTACGAACAGAAAATGGAGCAGCTCGCCCACAAGGCGCGGATGGAACACAAGGACATCACCATCGGCACCCCTTCGGCCGGCGGCTATGCTGTTCCTGAGGAAATCAGCCGCACGATCGAACAGCTTGAGCTCAAATTCTCGCCGGTGCGTCGCTTGGTAAAGGTCGTCCAGGTCGGCACGTCGGACTATAAGGAACTCGTGTCGCTGCGCGGCGCGTCCAGCGGCTGGGTGGGTGAGACCGGGAGCCGCGTGGCAACCGATACGCCCACGCTGCGCGAGGTGGTGCCAACCCACGGCGAGCTGTATGCTTACCCGCAGGTCAGCGAATGGAGCTTGGACGACATCTTCTTCAACGTCGAGGCTTGGTTGACTGACGAAGTGGCTCAGGAGTTCGCCTTGCAGGAAGGCGCGGCCGTCATCAGCGGCAACGGATCCAGCAAGCCCACGGGTATGTTGAATACCACGCCGGTGCTGACTGCGGACTTCGCCTCGCCCCTGCGCGCGGCTGCGGCTTACCAGTATATCGTCAGCGATACCGATGCGGACGACAGCCCGGCATCGCCCGGCATCCGCGCCGATACGCTTATCGATACCGTCTATGCGCTCAACAGCGCCTATCGGTCCGAGGCTCAGTGGATCATGAACAGCTTGACCACGGCCAGCGTGCGCAAGCTCAAGGACACCACGGGCCAGTATCATTGGCAGCCGGGCTTGCAGGCTGGCCAGCCGGCTATGCTGCTCGGCTATCCCGTCGAGACTTGGGAGCAAATGCCCGACATCGCGGCGAACAACTTCCCCATCGGTTTTGGGGCATGGCGCCGGGCCTACCTGCTTGTTGACCGCGTCGGCCTGCGTATCACCAGGGACAACGTAACCAATATTGGCTTCGTTCGCTTCTATGTGCGTCGTCGTGAAGGTGGTATCGTCCTCAATAACGACGCAGCCAAGTTCATTCGCACGATCCAGTAA
- a CDS encoding phage head-tail connector protein, translating into MLSPKSPTAVSPLDTSPFPLSLDLVKAHLREDSDDFDTIIELYSRAAIEWAEGATKRTIYSRSHMWILGDFPRDVCGEIWLPRGKCSAVESIVYRDSLGAAQTLHGPTSSVSPAGDDWQENLTGDAGGFLYPPLGGVWPSANVYAAAPVTITFTAGWASADVPADITHALLFAVADMYDTAGSADLTVFGKNLTTRNSLISPYILNRWF; encoded by the coding sequence ATGCTCTCGCCCAAGTCGCCAACCGCAGTATCGCCGCTTGATACCTCGCCGTTCCCGCTAAGCCTCGATCTCGTCAAAGCCCACCTGCGGGAAGACAGCGACGATTTCGACACGATTATCGAGCTTTATAGCCGTGCCGCCATAGAGTGGGCCGAGGGTGCGACGAAGCGCACCATCTACAGCCGATCGCATATGTGGATCCTCGGCGACTTCCCGCGCGATGTGTGCGGCGAGATTTGGTTGCCGCGCGGGAAGTGCTCGGCCGTCGAGAGCATCGTTTACCGCGACAGCCTGGGCGCGGCGCAAACGCTCCACGGTCCCACGTCGAGCGTCTCGCCGGCCGGCGATGATTGGCAGGAGAACTTGACCGGCGACGCGGGAGGTTTCCTTTATCCCCCGCTCGGCGGCGTGTGGCCATCCGCCAATGTCTACGCTGCGGCGCCGGTGACGATCACGTTTACAGCGGGCTGGGCAAGCGCTGATGTACCTGCCGACATCACGCACGCGTTGTTGTTCGCCGTGGCCGATATGTACGATACGGCGGGCTCGGCCGACTTGACCGTGTTCGGCAAGAACCTCACCACACGCAACAGCCTCATCAGCCCCTACATCCTCAACAGGTGGTTTTGA
- a CDS encoding aminotransferase class I/II-fold pyridoxal phosphate-dependent enzyme yields MFAHLPEIERRRIQMPPHTMRLNRLERPEAWPTSIRAKVLDAIANTPWHLYPDYPAFYERLAEFLDVRPTELVVGAGIEEFIRSLMLLHTSKRVAMLWPTCAMFELYARAFCVELIKIKPNPHERLRVREVVEACREQAADLLLLVNPGQPVPTYFPRGYIFEICERLPDTWVAVDEAYHGFGAESAIGGHAQFKNLTVLRTFSKAFGAAGIRLGYAVGARSTLNYLDAIRPSGEVGALSMATARVLMDNWLEVEGWTSEVMGGRDWLRRQFQMSGLPAWGLHGNSVLVQHPDPAGICEQLAARGVLVRNVTGLDGGYFMVTCGSIELMQKFWSVYDGIPRT; encoded by the coding sequence ATGTTCGCCCACCTTCCCGAGATCGAGCGGCGCCGGATCCAGATGCCGCCGCACACGATGCGTCTCAACCGGCTGGAGCGGCCGGAAGCGTGGCCGACAAGCATCCGCGCCAAGGTGCTGGACGCGATCGCCAACACGCCATGGCATCTCTATCCCGATTACCCGGCGTTCTATGAGCGGCTCGCCGAGTTCCTCGACGTGCGACCTACCGAGCTGGTGGTGGGCGCGGGAATCGAAGAGTTTATCCGCTCGCTCATGTTGCTTCACACCAGCAAACGTGTCGCAATGCTGTGGCCGACTTGCGCAATGTTCGAACTCTACGCGCGCGCTTTCTGCGTCGAGCTGATCAAGATCAAGCCGAACCCGCATGAGAGATTGCGCGTCAGAGAAGTTGTCGAGGCTTGCCGTGAGCAGGCGGCCGATCTCTTGTTGCTGGTCAACCCTGGGCAACCAGTTCCGACATACTTTCCGCGCGGCTACATCTTCGAGATTTGCGAGCGGCTTCCCGATACCTGGGTGGCGGTGGATGAGGCTTATCATGGGTTTGGCGCCGAAAGCGCCATCGGTGGCCATGCCCAGTTCAAGAACCTGACCGTGCTGCGGACCTTCTCGAAGGCGTTCGGCGCGGCCGGCATCCGCCTCGGCTATGCTGTCGGCGCACGCTCGACGCTCAATTATCTCGACGCGATCCGGCCGAGCGGCGAAGTGGGCGCGCTGTCCATGGCAACCGCTCGTGTGCTTATGGACAACTGGCTTGAGGTGGAAGGCTGGACAAGCGAGGTGATGGGCGGCCGCGATTGGCTGCGGCGTCAGTTTCAAATGTCTGGCTTGCCCGCGTGGGGCTTGCATGGCAATAGCGTCCTGGTGCAGCACCCGGATCCGGCTGGCATATGCGAGCAGCTTGCCGCGCGCGGCGTACTTGTGCGCAACGTGACCGGGCTCGACGGCGGCTACTTCATGGTGACGTGCGGCAGCATCGAGCTGATGCAGAAATTCTGGAGCGTTTATGACGGTATTCCAAGAACTTGA
- a CDS encoding class I SAM-dependent methyltransferase — translation MTVFQELENGSLQFVGDFERLYETDADPWGQSATSGERATYYRWARAHLIGRLNKYLGERVEGLEIGCGHGHVLAQLWSECGGKWSGMDISKAALQQAAAIRPSMQFIHGDISEPVPAFKHAFNVVIWSQMLWYVAEPYEKFLASLDNSMGMLADGGLFVVHQAFLPVGEQRYALKTINGFRGAVEAFSHWPRLQLLEARYREDALGGLHDGLMIFRKLVK, via the coding sequence ATGACGGTATTCCAAGAACTTGAGAACGGCTCGCTCCAATTTGTCGGCGATTTCGAGCGGCTCTACGAAACCGATGCGGATCCGTGGGGCCAGAGCGCCACGAGCGGCGAGCGGGCGACGTATTATCGTTGGGCGCGTGCCCACCTCATCGGCCGGTTGAACAAATACCTCGGCGAGCGCGTCGAGGGGCTGGAGATCGGCTGTGGCCACGGTCATGTACTCGCCCAGCTTTGGAGCGAGTGCGGCGGCAAGTGGAGCGGAATGGATATCAGCAAAGCCGCATTGCAACAGGCCGCTGCAATTCGTCCAAGCATGCAATTCATTCATGGGGACATATCCGAACCTGTTCCGGCGTTTAAGCATGCATTCAATGTCGTCATTTGGTCGCAAATGCTTTGGTATGTGGCAGAACCATATGAGAAGTTCCTTGCGTCGCTCGACAACAGCATGGGCATGCTTGCGGACGGCGGATTGTTTGTTGTGCATCAAGCTTTCTTGCCGGTTGGCGAGCAGCGTTATGCGCTCAAGACGATCAACGGCTTTCGCGGCGCGGTGGAGGCGTTCTCGCACTGGCCGCGCTTGCAGCTGCTTGAAGCCCGCTACCGCGAGGATGCGCTCGGCGGGTTGCACGATGGCCTCATGATCTTCAGGAAGCTGGTGAAGTGA
- a CDS encoding SPASM domain-containing protein translates to MALTEATKANLRRKSGFIDDVQRGPDGAPMPSWLDLNLTELCNRSAGSKRPCVFCPRIDAATYPNQALHMPLGLVKRIRTELLGLDFKGAVVLCGFGEPMLHPAFLAVVAELCGHGWRVELVTNGDRLTEDGARDLARLGLDCIVVSMYDGPHQVLRFKAMLDGAGLVEGDGYILRDRWHTEEDGFGLKLTNRAGAVTMGKQDAVQPERPCHYLAYQMTVDWNGDVLLCVQDWSKRVRYGNLVHQNLWEIWTSPAMHKRRRQLFAGREGINPCSNCNTDGTLHGFNHVKAWQEPRLSSATVDLPRAEVGEPA, encoded by the coding sequence ATGGCGCTGACCGAGGCGACGAAAGCCAACCTGCGGCGTAAGTCCGGTTTCATTGACGATGTGCAGCGCGGCCCTGATGGGGCGCCCATGCCCAGCTGGCTTGACCTCAACCTGACAGAGCTTTGCAACCGTTCCGCCGGTAGCAAGCGCCCTTGCGTCTTCTGTCCGCGCATTGACGCTGCGACCTACCCGAACCAGGCGCTTCACATGCCGCTCGGCCTGGTCAAGCGGATCCGCACGGAACTGCTCGGCCTCGACTTCAAGGGTGCCGTCGTGCTGTGCGGGTTCGGCGAGCCGATGTTGCATCCGGCATTCCTCGCCGTCGTCGCCGAGCTGTGCGGCCACGGTTGGCGCGTCGAGTTGGTGACGAACGGCGACAGGCTGACCGAGGACGGCGCCCGCGACCTCGCGCGCCTCGGCCTCGATTGCATCGTCGTGAGCATGTATGACGGGCCGCATCAGGTGCTCAGGTTCAAGGCGATGCTTGACGGCGCCGGCCTTGTCGAGGGTGACGGTTATATCTTGCGCGATCGATGGCATACCGAGGAAGATGGCTTTGGCTTGAAGCTCACAAATCGCGCGGGAGCCGTGACGATGGGCAAGCAAGATGCGGTACAGCCGGAGCGGCCGTGTCACTATCTGGCCTATCAGATGACGGTTGATTGGAATGGGGACGTGCTGCTTTGTGTGCAAGATTGGTCGAAACGCGTCCGCTACGGCAACCTCGTGCATCAAAATCTTTGGGAAATCTGGACATCTCCAGCTATGCACAAGCGGCGGCGTCAGCTATTCGCGGGCCGCGAGGGGATCAATCCGTGCAGCAATTGCAATACAGACGGAACTTTGCACGGCTTCAATCACGTCAAAGCTTGGCAGGAACCACGGCTATCATCGGCCACGGTCGATCTCCCGAGGGCCGAGGTTGGGGAACCCGCATAG
- a CDS encoding XF1762 family protein: protein MQLYPCTVKAACKIVKQWHRHLPDLQGGLFAVSCISDGVIVGVGVAGNPSRVWQHEAKIVISRCATEGHENACSMIYGALARAAKALGYKEIWTYTLQDEPGTSLRASGFMDMGLTSGGEWSRPCRLRAAAKIAEPKRRWKRNL from the coding sequence ATGCAACTTTATCCATGCACTGTCAAAGCAGCTTGTAAAATTGTCAAACAATGGCATAGGCATTTACCAGATTTACAAGGCGGTTTATTTGCTGTCTCTTGTATTTCTGATGGTGTAATTGTTGGTGTTGGTGTCGCTGGTAATCCTTCTAGAGTATGGCAACATGAGGCGAAGATTGTAATTAGTCGATGTGCAACAGAAGGTCATGAAAATGCATGCTCTATGATTTATGGGGCACTTGCGCGTGCAGCAAAAGCTTTAGGTTATAAAGAAATCTGGACATATACACTTCAAGACGAACCAGGTACATCTTTACGTGCATCAGGTTTTATGGATATGGGTTTGACATCCGGCGGTGAATGGTCGCGACCGTGTAGATTGCGTGCTGCGGCGAAGATTGCAGAACCTAAAAGGCGTTGGAAGCGGAATTTATGA